From a region of the Williamsia phyllosphaerae genome:
- a CDS encoding DUF3027 domain-containing protein: MPAEVEARLTAAVDAARSAVEASGEGAVGAHIRAVTEGDCTVTHYFEADITGYRGWVWCAVLASSPDTESGPGEITVSEIALLPGGDALTAPSWVPWIERIAPGDLSPGDVLAAPADDVRLVPNHIDTAELTSTGDLDEVSDVALELGLGRSRVLSREGRDDAAQRWFEGPRGPESDMATASRLHCGTCGFYLPVAGSLRVAFGVCANEYASDGQVVSAEFGCGAHSDAEAPSGEGSPAYDAYDDGAIEIVAASD; encoded by the coding sequence ATGCCTGCTGAGGTCGAGGCCCGGCTGACCGCTGCCGTCGATGCGGCCCGGTCGGCGGTGGAGGCATCCGGTGAGGGTGCGGTCGGCGCGCACATCCGTGCGGTGACCGAGGGCGACTGCACCGTCACGCACTACTTCGAGGCCGACATCACCGGTTACCGCGGGTGGGTCTGGTGCGCCGTGCTGGCGTCCTCTCCCGACACCGAGTCCGGCCCCGGCGAGATCACGGTCAGCGAGATCGCCCTGTTGCCGGGCGGCGACGCACTGACCGCTCCGTCCTGGGTGCCGTGGATCGAGCGCATCGCGCCCGGCGATCTCAGCCCCGGCGATGTGCTCGCCGCGCCCGCCGACGATGTCCGTCTGGTGCCCAATCACATCGACACCGCCGAGCTGACCTCGACAGGTGATCTCGACGAGGTGTCCGACGTGGCACTCGAGCTCGGACTCGGGCGCAGCCGCGTGCTCAGCCGTGAGGGTCGCGACGACGCCGCCCAGCGGTGGTTCGAGGGCCCGCGCGGACCCGAGTCCGACATGGCCACGGCCAGCCGACTGCACTGCGGCACCTGCGGTTTCTACCTCCCCGTGGCCGGATCGCTGCGCGTCGCCTTCGGCGTCTGCGCCAACGAATACGCCTCCGACGGACAGGTCGTCTCGGCCGAGTTCGGTTGCGGCGCACACTCGGACGCGGAGGCCCCGTCCGGTGAGGGGTCACCCGCATACGACGCCTACGACGACGGCGCCATCGAGATCGTCGCCGCGAGCGACTGA
- a CDS encoding sacsin N-terminal ATP-binding-like domain-containing protein, whose translation MAEFDPFDTATIRHGVLESWRLSATRLAEDAASESDLVEIGYRDRLLTELAANAADAAVDRDGELAIWATPDNLLHVANTGAPLSGSGVAALAALRVSAKTAGPDSSTRSSVGRFGVGFSSVAAVGVEVAIRSARGGVVFGTRRTADALADAGIPAGERVPMLRLPWPDPVSPTAGFDTEVVIELRPGLNAADLVAAMDAQVETLLLELTALRAITCGSRRVERTVTTADGVDTVVVGERSWVGVRTPHARWLMPGTPTRPRPLHGEVLHAPTRTDVELTLPALCIADIALTPDRRGLHPDADIAGVATGYHHLALALDPVERLAVVPTPGFAAGRVDDALRTAVLDDLIGSRWLPTADDSLAQPDRAVVLAGLTESLGALLADVLDGLVHPSLSDTASLPALRSLRVEQITLADVVERLTGMTREPAWWSSLYDALTPLIVDDRAAGEIGAIPVPRSDGRVSIGARGLVIADAHETTSDDAPGVAISWLPTVHPDAAHPLLERLGARRMTVGEIVDDPALRAAIDTADDDAVTEEVLALLATDPHAPVPEWLGGLLVPDTDDELRPADELLLPDSPLASVLAPDSPFGIVDAATVARHGPEVLRRIGIGWGFTLIADELPAGPDHDLPDENRWWDSLDTEPQQMTAVRDLDLVDSDRWHRALSLLVDDPTIAATLTDRTGYTAWWLRTFAEIDGRPLGHLRAPDDVDLTGLLDPIDHPDADRFAGALAGATIESDDHAALVLRHLGDPDRAIAPGVAAHAHSALMLAHRRRIIDLDRLDAPTAVRTLAGTTSDTALVLDRPWMLQVLDPAETVICAPPIDAGAAAGLATVLDIPTASEELRTEIVDHDAVTTTWRDSPTALADAITRGAPAASGTVVIHDRLRIEVRRGERRRLVDVTWWVDDTGIHHLLAPAPTTPTTPKA comes from the coding sequence GTGGCCGAGTTCGATCCGTTCGACACCGCCACGATCCGACACGGGGTCCTCGAGTCCTGGCGACTCTCGGCGACCCGTCTCGCCGAGGACGCCGCCTCCGAGTCCGACCTCGTCGAGATCGGCTATCGGGACCGATTGCTCACCGAGCTCGCGGCCAACGCCGCCGATGCGGCCGTCGACCGTGACGGCGAACTCGCGATCTGGGCCACGCCCGACAATCTGCTGCACGTGGCGAACACCGGTGCGCCGCTGAGCGGGTCGGGTGTCGCGGCACTCGCGGCCCTGCGGGTGTCGGCCAAGACCGCCGGACCCGATTCGTCCACCCGCTCATCGGTGGGTCGGTTCGGAGTCGGGTTCAGCTCGGTCGCGGCGGTCGGGGTCGAGGTCGCCATCCGCTCCGCTCGCGGCGGCGTGGTCTTTGGGACACGTCGGACCGCCGACGCGCTCGCCGACGCCGGCATCCCGGCCGGTGAGCGTGTGCCGATGCTGCGGCTGCCGTGGCCCGATCCTGTCTCTCCGACTGCAGGTTTCGACACCGAGGTGGTCATCGAGCTCCGACCCGGTCTAAATGCCGCCGACCTCGTCGCCGCGATGGACGCGCAGGTCGAGACCCTGCTGCTCGAACTGACCGCGCTGCGGGCGATCACATGCGGATCCCGGCGCGTCGAGCGGACGGTCACGACCGCGGACGGTGTCGACACCGTCGTCGTCGGCGAGCGGTCGTGGGTAGGGGTGCGGACACCCCACGCGCGATGGCTGATGCCGGGAACGCCCACCCGACCCCGTCCGCTGCACGGCGAGGTCCTCCATGCCCCGACCCGCACCGACGTCGAACTCACCCTGCCCGCGCTCTGCATCGCCGACATCGCGCTCACCCCCGACCGACGCGGGCTGCACCCCGACGCCGACATCGCCGGTGTGGCAACGGGATACCACCATCTCGCCCTGGCGCTCGACCCCGTCGAGCGCCTGGCCGTCGTGCCGACACCGGGCTTCGCGGCCGGCCGGGTCGACGACGCGTTGCGCACCGCGGTCCTCGACGACCTCATCGGTTCCCGGTGGTTGCCCACCGCCGACGACTCTCTGGCGCAACCCGACCGGGCGGTGGTCCTCGCCGGTCTCACCGAGAGCCTCGGCGCGTTGCTCGCCGACGTTCTCGACGGTCTGGTGCACCCGTCGTTGTCCGACACCGCATCCCTGCCTGCACTGAGGTCGCTGCGGGTGGAGCAGATCACCCTCGCCGATGTCGTCGAGCGGCTGACCGGGATGACGCGCGAACCGGCGTGGTGGAGTTCGCTCTACGACGCGTTGACGCCACTCATCGTCGACGACCGTGCCGCCGGTGAGATCGGGGCGATACCGGTCCCGCGCTCGGACGGGCGGGTGTCCATCGGGGCGCGCGGTCTGGTCATCGCCGATGCGCACGAGACGACCTCCGACGACGCACCGGGAGTGGCGATCTCGTGGCTGCCGACCGTGCACCCCGACGCCGCCCATCCGCTGCTGGAACGGCTCGGTGCACGGCGGATGACCGTCGGCGAGATCGTCGACGACCCGGCTCTGCGCGCCGCCATCGACACCGCCGACGACGATGCGGTCACCGAGGAGGTGCTCGCGCTCCTCGCCACCGATCCGCACGCGCCGGTACCGGAGTGGCTCGGCGGCCTCCTCGTCCCCGACACCGACGACGAACTGCGACCCGCCGACGAACTGTTGCTGCCGGACAGTCCGCTGGCCTCGGTGCTCGCGCCCGACTCGCCGTTCGGCATCGTCGACGCCGCCACCGTGGCCCGTCACGGGCCGGAGGTGTTGCGCCGCATCGGCATCGGGTGGGGTTTCACCCTGATCGCCGACGAACTCCCGGCCGGCCCCGACCACGACCTGCCCGACGAGAACCGATGGTGGGACTCCCTCGACACCGAGCCGCAGCAGATGACCGCCGTCCGTGACCTTGACCTCGTCGACTCCGACCGCTGGCATCGTGCGCTGAGTCTGCTGGTCGACGACCCGACGATCGCCGCCACCCTGACCGACCGCACCGGCTACACCGCCTGGTGGCTGCGTACCTTCGCCGAGATCGACGGTCGCCCACTCGGACATCTCAGGGCCCCCGACGACGTCGACCTGACCGGACTCCTCGACCCGATCGACCATCCCGACGCCGACCGTTTCGCCGGAGCGCTGGCCGGGGCGACGATCGAGTCCGACGACCATGCCGCACTGGTCCTCCGGCACCTCGGTGACCCGGACCGCGCCATCGCCCCGGGCGTCGCCGCCCACGCACATTCGGCCCTGATGCTCGCCCACCGGCGTCGGATCATCGACCTCGACCGGCTCGACGCGCCGACCGCGGTCCGCACGCTGGCCGGGACGACCTCCGACACCGCGCTCGTCCTCGACCGCCCGTGGATGCTGCAGGTCCTCGACCCGGCCGAGACCGTCATCTGCGCCCCGCCGATCGACGCCGGAGCGGCGGCCGGACTCGCGACGGTCCTCGACATCCCCACCGCAAGCGAGGAATTGCGCACCGAGATCGTCGATCACGATGCCGTGACGACCACGTGGCGCGACTCGCCGACCGCACTCGCCGACGCGATCACCCGGGGTGCGCCCGCCGCGTCGGGCACGGTGGTGATCCACGACCGGCTGCGGATCGAGGTGCGCCGCGGTGAGCGACGCCGACTCGTGGACGTGACCTGGTGGGTCGACGACACCGGGATCCACCATCTCCTCGCCCCCGCCCCGACGACACCGACGACACCGAAGGCCTAG